Proteins encoded within one genomic window of Etheostoma cragini isolate CJK2018 chromosome 21, CSU_Ecrag_1.0, whole genome shotgun sequence:
- the zgc:163057 gene encoding hemoglobin subunit alpha-D yields the protein MLSPREKELIAEIWQTMTPVAEDIGAEALLRMFATQPGSKTYFSHLDISPSSAHLRSHGKKIVLAIAEGAKDISQLAITLGPLQTLHAYQLRIDPTNFKFFSHCMLVTLAAHMRNDFTPVAHAAMDKYLSAFAAVLAEKFR from the exons ATGCTCTCACCGAGGGAGAAGGAGCTCATTGCAGAGATATGGCAAACAATGACTCCTGTGGCGGAAGATATTGGAGCAGAGGCGCTTCTTAG GATGTTTGCTACCCAACCAGGCTCCAAGACATACTTTTCCCATCTTGACATCAGCCCCAGCTCCGCTCACCTGCGCTCTCACGGCAAGAAGATTGTTTTGGCCATCGCAGAGGGAGCCAAAGACATCAGCCAGCTAGCCATCACCCTGGGTCCTCTGCAGACCCTGCACGCTTACCAACTCCGGATAGACCCCACCAACTTCAAG TTCTTCTCACACTGTATGCTCGTCACCTTGGCAGCTCACATGCGCAACGACTTCACGCCAGTGGCACACGCAGCAATGGACAAGTACCTATCGGCGTTCGCAGCCGTGCTCGCCGAGAAATTCAGATGA